From a region of the uncultured Desulfatiglans sp. genome:
- a CDS encoding hypothetical protein (Evidence 5 : Unknown function), whose product MLVRRPQVASAQTLDFHPEMVFLANLGVNLHVCLCGDLQVASAQTLDFLDIGQKSSFPDWKLSSTAKSFPDGNGVLG is encoded by the coding sequence TTGCTTGTGCGGCGACCACAGGTCGCCTCCGCGCAAACGCTTGATTTCCATCCGGAAATGGTCTTTTTGGCCAATCTCGGCGTCAATCTGCACGTTTGCTTGTGCGGCGACCTGCAGGTCGCCTCCGCGCAAACGCTTGATTTCCTTGATATTGGCCAAAAATCCTCATTTCCGGATTGGAAACTGAGTTCTACCGCGAAATCATTTCCGGATGGAAACGGGGTCCTAGGATGA